From the Neobacillus sp. PS3-34 genome, the window ATTCCTGATGGCGACATTCCGGCTGTCAATTAACCTTCTGCCCCCGGACTTGGCTCCCCATTTTGCACGAGTGGATTCAGGTTTGGGGATGTAAATCGTTTCTCCCTGGACATACTTTTGAATTTCCATTATCAGTTTTTCCGGTAATACTGCACTTGCTTTCATGTATTTCATTTCAG encodes:
- a CDS encoding CD3324 family protein translates to MKYMKASAVLPEKLIMEIQKYVQGETIYIPKPESTRAKWGAKSGGRRLIDSRNVAIRNAFEDGRAIHELADDYFLSIETIKKIVYSKH